A stretch of Aerococcus urinaehominis DNA encodes these proteins:
- a CDS encoding ABC transporter permease has translation MINFLESQGSEVLRLLGEHITISLTALIAGIVVAVPLGILLSQHRKVANGIISLVSILQTIPTLALLALMIPIFGVGKRPAVIALFLYSLLPILRNTYLGMTAVDPDILDAGKGMGFTRWQLIRKVQVPLAIPVIMAGIRLSAVYVIAWATLAAYIGGGGLGEMIFNGLNLFRPDLILGGTIPVTILALVVDWLMAKLEDWTSPQTTSSQEVKDA, from the coding sequence ATGATTAACTTCTTAGAGAGTCAAGGTAGTGAAGTCCTGCGACTTTTGGGCGAACACATCACCATTTCCCTAACTGCCTTAATCGCTGGCATTGTCGTGGCTGTCCCCTTGGGCATCTTGCTGTCCCAACACCGTAAAGTGGCCAATGGCATTATTTCCCTGGTATCTATTTTACAAACCATACCTACGCTAGCCCTCTTAGCCTTAATGATTCCGATTTTTGGGGTTGGCAAAAGGCCAGCTGTTATTGCCTTATTCCTGTATTCCCTTTTACCCATCCTTAGAAATACTTACTTGGGCATGACGGCGGTTGACCCGGATATCCTGGACGCCGGTAAGGGGATGGGCTTCACCCGCTGGCAACTGATTCGCAAGGTCCAAGTCCCCCTAGCTATACCAGTCATTATGGCTGGCATCCGCCTGTCAGCGGTTTATGTCATTGCCTGGGCCACCCTGGCTGCCTATATCGGTGGCGGTGGTTTGGGTGAGATGATTTTTAACGGGCTCAACCTCTTCCGGCCGGACCTGATCTTAGGAGGCACCATTCCAGTTACCATCCTCGCCCTGGTTGTCGACTGGCTGATGGCCAAGTTAGAGGACTGGACTAGCCCCCAAACCACATCTAGTCAGGAGGTTAAAGATGCTTAG
- a CDS encoding ABC transporter ATP-binding protein, with protein sequence MIEFRQVAKTYPGGVQALKPASFTINKGEFVCFIGTSGSGKTTALRMINRMHDPTEGEILINGKKTTDMDPVQMRRKIGYVIQRVGLMPHMTIYENIVTVLRLLDYSEGDCQDIAKRLLARVELPEDYLDRYPSELSGGQQQRIGVIRALAANPEIVLMDEPFGALDPITRDALQELVKELQEEYQATFVFVTHDMDEALGLADKIAIWHQGELVQYDTPENIISKPANDYVRSFLGEDRLVQAKTNLVKVKEIMNTNPLTIDLGKTTGDALQIMRDNYVDSLFVVDDYNHLLGKVSLTDITQNKNLQRPVLEVMVRKLNPVKEDALVQNTMQRILKGQQANVPVVNNSGTLTGLVTRATLVNLIYEAVWGDDPEVILDQLQDQAVTADD encoded by the coding sequence ATGATTGAATTTAGGCAGGTCGCTAAGACCTATCCTGGGGGCGTCCAAGCCCTAAAACCAGCCAGTTTTACCATTAATAAGGGGGAGTTTGTCTGCTTTATCGGCACCTCTGGTTCAGGTAAAACTACCGCCCTACGCATGATTAACCGCATGCATGACCCCACTGAGGGTGAAATTCTCATCAATGGTAAAAAGACCACCGATATGGACCCGGTACAAATGCGCCGTAAAATTGGCTACGTCATTCAAAGGGTCGGCCTTATGCCCCACATGACCATCTATGAAAATATCGTAACCGTGCTCCGCCTCTTGGACTATTCAGAGGGCGACTGCCAGGATATTGCTAAGCGGCTCTTAGCCCGGGTGGAATTACCTGAAGACTATTTAGACCGCTATCCTTCTGAATTATCCGGTGGCCAGCAGCAAAGAATCGGGGTCATCCGTGCCCTGGCTGCAAACCCGGAAATTGTCCTTATGGATGAACCTTTCGGCGCCCTGGACCCCATTACGCGCGATGCCCTACAAGAACTAGTTAAGGAACTCCAAGAAGAATACCAGGCCACCTTTGTCTTTGTTACCCATGATATGGATGAGGCTTTAGGCCTGGCAGATAAAATTGCTATCTGGCACCAAGGGGAATTGGTCCAATACGATACCCCAGAAAATATTATCAGTAAACCGGCCAATGATTATGTCCGCTCCTTCTTGGGTGAGGACCGCCTAGTTCAGGCCAAAACCAACCTGGTTAAGGTTAAGGAAATCATGAATACCAACCCGCTCACCATCGACCTGGGTAAAACCACCGGTGATGCCCTGCAAATCATGCGCGACAACTATGTCGACAGCCTGTTTGTGGTGGACGACTACAACCACCTGCTAGGCAAGGTCAGCCTAACTGACATCACCCAAAACAAGAACCTACAACGGCCAGTTTTAGAGGTCATGGTACGGAAATTAAATCCAGTTAAAGAAGATGCCTTGGTCCAAAACACCATGCAGCGGATTTTAAAAGGCCAGCAAGCCAACGTGCCAGTGGTTAACAATAGCGGTACTCTAACCGGTTTAGTGACTCGGGCGACCCTGGTTAACCTAATCTATGAAGCCGTATGGGGGGATGATCCTGAAGTCATCCTCGACCAACTCCAAGACCAGGCGGTGACGGCTGATGATTAA
- a CDS encoding ABC transporter ATP-binding protein, translating into MTIKESLARLWPYMRPKRLQFFGALLMSLLQTISQTLEPFVIGLAITEVTKNVVAMAQGVPGAGINYDYILKIMVLYFARGMVYHVSMFLGQFWLTNVVQSAIYDLRNDIAEKINRLPVAYFDRHQVGDVLSRMTNDVDAVSNAMQQSFIQLANGFLSISFAIAFMLYLKWQLALIIIVMIPLNLLLGRLILNWSQPAFQAQADALGDLFAFTQEQLSGFTEIKVYGQQEESVKAFEAKNHQLYENGFRASFLSGLMMPLFNMIANACYLVIAVVGGLMTIAGRLTVGNLQAFVQYVWQINQPITMITQMMGLIQSAFAACQRIFSFLDEAEEDQSPAKAQLRDQVAGQVEFDHVGFGYHKDKPLMTDINFTVKPGDTVAVVGPTGAGKTTLINLLMRFYDVDKGAIKIDGIDIKDLDRADLRSHMGMVLQDAWLYTDTIEENIRFGDLQATDYQVRDAAKVANVDHFISTLPSGYKMEINEEANNVSLGQKQLMTIARAIIADPDILILDEATSSVDTRLEKLIQGAMDKIMEGRTSFVIAHRLSTIRNADMILVMQEGNIIEHGNHEELLAADGFYADLYRSQFNEDDPAEISMGY; encoded by the coding sequence ATGACTATTAAAGAAAGTTTGGCCCGCCTCTGGCCCTACATGCGACCGAAACGCTTGCAATTCTTCGGGGCCCTTTTAATGTCACTCTTACAAACCATTTCCCAAACCCTGGAGCCCTTTGTGATTGGCCTAGCCATTACCGAAGTGACCAAGAATGTGGTTGCTATGGCGCAAGGCGTGCCAGGAGCAGGCATCAATTACGACTATATTTTAAAAATTATGGTCCTCTATTTTGCCCGTGGTATGGTCTACCATGTTTCTATGTTTCTGGGTCAATTCTGGCTCACCAATGTGGTCCAATCGGCAATTTATGACCTGCGCAATGATATCGCTGAAAAAATTAACCGCCTGCCAGTGGCTTACTTTGACCGTCACCAGGTAGGCGATGTGCTCAGCCGGATGACTAATGATGTGGATGCTGTCTCCAACGCCATGCAACAATCCTTTATCCAGCTGGCCAACGGCTTCCTCAGCATCTCCTTCGCCATTGCTTTCATGCTTTATCTCAAGTGGCAACTGGCCCTGATTATTATCGTCATGATTCCGCTTAATTTACTCTTGGGCCGCTTGATTTTAAATTGGTCCCAGCCTGCCTTCCAGGCCCAGGCCGATGCCTTGGGTGACCTCTTTGCCTTCACCCAAGAGCAGCTATCCGGTTTTACCGAAATCAAGGTTTATGGCCAACAGGAGGAATCAGTCAAAGCTTTTGAAGCCAAGAACCACCAGCTTTATGAAAATGGTTTCCGGGCTTCCTTCCTATCCGGACTGATGATGCCCCTCTTCAACATGATTGCCAATGCCTGCTACCTGGTGATTGCGGTGGTAGGTGGGCTCATGACCATCGCTGGCCGCTTAACTGTCGGTAACCTGCAAGCCTTTGTCCAATATGTCTGGCAAATCAACCAACCCATCACCATGATTACCCAGATGATGGGGCTGATTCAGTCAGCCTTTGCCGCCTGCCAACGGATTTTCTCCTTCCTAGACGAAGCTGAAGAAGACCAGAGCCCGGCTAAGGCTCAGCTGCGTGACCAGGTTGCCGGCCAAGTTGAATTTGACCATGTTGGTTTCGGTTATCACAAAGACAAGCCCCTGATGACTGACATCAACTTTACCGTTAAGCCCGGGGACACCGTGGCTGTGGTTGGTCCGACTGGCGCCGGTAAAACGACCTTGATTAACCTGCTCATGCGTTTTTATGACGTTGACAAAGGCGCCATCAAAATTGATGGCATCGACATCAAGGACCTGGACCGAGCTGACTTACGCAGCCATATGGGCATGGTCCTCCAGGATGCCTGGCTCTATACCGATACCATTGAAGAGAATATTCGTTTCGGTGATTTACAGGCCACAGACTACCAGGTACGCGATGCGGCCAAGGTAGCCAATGTCGACCACTTTATCTCCACCCTGCCATCGGGCTACAAGATGGAAATTAACGAGGAGGCCAATAACGTGTCTCTGGGTCAAAAGCAATTGATGACCATTGCCCGGGCTATTATTGCTGATCCTGATATCCTAATCCTGGATGAAGCCACTTCCTCAGTAGATACCCGCTTGGAAAAACTGATCCAAGGCGCCATGGACAAGATTATGGAAGGACGGACTTCCTTCGTCATTGCCCACCGGCTCTCAACCATCCGTAATGCTGATATGATTCTAGTCATGCAGGAAGGAAATATTATCGAGCACGGTAACCACGAGGAATTACTGGCTGCTGACGGCTTCTATGCCGATCTTTACCGGTCACAATTTAATGAAGATGACCCAGCTGAAATCAGCATGGGCTACTAA
- a CDS encoding ABC transporter ATP-binding protein, with amino-acid sequence MRFILNYLKAYPKELFFVALGTMAFVFVTLGMPTVLSNMIDQAIIPQNRDQVLFYGWIMLAIVVVGFLGRLLTAYATAKIVNHMTMTIRNEVYAKMQSLSHHEFQELGVPSLTTRITTDAFILLQFTEMFLRQGLSSPVMIGVSVYMIWLTSPSLGLFILPVVPLIIGMIVLVAKVSRPISEAQQSNLDKINRILRESITGLRVIRAFNREDFQESRFVAVNQKFRQLSTKLFRWMAATPPVFSFLLNAVIIVIFWYGSQQIEAQNLQIGNLVAFIEYAFHALFSLIVFSNIFMMYPRMMVSTGRIQEVLHTPITVENPDNPVKGAPEQGTLEFRHVDFAYPDAVEPVLRDISFKSKAGETTAFIGSTGSGKSTIIKLIPRFYDATAGQVLVDGIDVRDYDLDDLRKKIGYTPQKALLFTGDISDNLRYGKEDATEQEMVHATDISHAREFIERLETRFNTHLAEGGSNLSGGQKQRLSIARSIIGGREIYIFDDSFSALDYKTDAEVRAALKEETKQASTIIVAQRVGTIMHADQIIVLDKGRIVARGTHQELLKSSPIYYDIASSQLTEEELNNDY; translated from the coding sequence ATGCGTTTTATCCTAAACTACCTCAAGGCCTATCCTAAAGAGCTATTTTTTGTGGCTTTAGGTACTATGGCCTTTGTCTTTGTGACCCTGGGTATGCCAACTGTCCTGTCCAATATGATTGACCAGGCCATCATTCCCCAGAACCGTGACCAAGTGCTTTTTTATGGTTGGATCATGCTGGCGATAGTTGTGGTCGGTTTCTTAGGGCGCCTCCTAACTGCCTATGCCACGGCGAAAATTGTCAATCACATGACCATGACTATTCGTAACGAGGTCTATGCCAAGATGCAATCCCTGTCCCACCACGAATTTCAAGAATTAGGTGTGCCGTCCCTAACCACCCGGATTACTACGGATGCCTTTATCTTGCTACAATTTACTGAAATGTTCCTGCGTCAAGGCCTGTCTTCACCGGTTATGATTGGGGTCTCTGTTTACATGATTTGGTTGACCTCCCCGTCACTAGGTCTTTTTATTTTGCCTGTAGTTCCCCTGATTATCGGCATGATTGTCCTGGTAGCCAAGGTCAGCCGGCCCATTTCTGAAGCCCAGCAAAGCAACCTGGATAAAATTAACCGGATTTTGCGGGAGTCCATTACTGGGCTTAGGGTAATCCGAGCCTTTAACCGAGAAGACTTCCAGGAGAGCCGCTTTGTGGCAGTCAACCAAAAATTCCGCCAGCTGTCAACCAAGCTCTTCCGCTGGATGGCAGCCACACCACCTGTCTTCTCTTTCCTGCTTAATGCCGTGATTATTGTGATTTTCTGGTACGGTAGCCAGCAGATTGAGGCCCAGAACCTACAAATTGGTAACCTGGTGGCCTTTATCGAGTATGCCTTCCACGCTCTCTTCTCCCTGATTGTTTTCTCTAATATTTTCATGATGTACCCGCGCATGATGGTGTCAACCGGCCGGATTCAAGAGGTCTTACACACACCAATTACCGTAGAGAATCCTGACAATCCGGTGAAAGGAGCCCCGGAACAGGGAACCCTGGAATTCCGTCATGTTGACTTTGCCTATCCAGATGCTGTAGAACCCGTTCTCCGCGATATTTCCTTCAAATCCAAGGCCGGTGAAACCACCGCCTTTATCGGATCAACAGGTTCCGGTAAGTCAACCATCATTAAATTGATTCCACGTTTCTATGACGCAACTGCCGGTCAGGTCCTAGTTGACGGCATCGATGTCCGTGACTATGACCTTGATGACCTGCGGAAAAAAATCGGTTATACCCCCCAGAAAGCCCTGCTCTTTACTGGAGATATTTCCGATAACCTCCGCTATGGTAAGGAAGATGCTACTGAGCAAGAAATGGTCCATGCCACCGATATTTCTCACGCCCGCGAATTTATTGAGCGGCTGGAAACCCGCTTTAATACCCACCTAGCTGAAGGTGGCTCTAACCTATCAGGGGGGCAAAAGCAGCGGCTATCTATTGCCCGCTCGATTATTGGCGGTCGCGAAATCTATATTTTCGACGACTCCTTCTCGGCCCTAGACTATAAGACCGATGCGGAAGTTCGGGCGGCCCTTAAGGAAGAAACCAAGCAGGCTTCAACCATTATTGTGGCCCAACGGGTTGGGACCATTATGCATGCTGACCAGATTATTGTCCTAGACAAGGGTCGGATCGTGGCCCGGGGTACTCACCAAGAACTGCTTAAATCTTCACCGATTTACTACGATATTGCCTCATCACAACTGACAGAGGAGGAATTAAACAATGACTATTAA
- a CDS encoding ABC-F family ATP-binding cassette domain-containing protein, translating to MLAVNNVSLHFSDRKLYDDVTLKFTEGNCYGIIGANGAGKSTFLKILSGEIAPSTGDVHLDPNERMSVLSQNHFGYEEYPVMDTVIMGNKRLYEVKTERDALYAKEDFTEADGIKAGELEGEFAELNGWEAESEAAQLLTGLGITEDMHYQQMSELREADKVKVLLAQALFGNPDVLLLDEPTNGLDGQAIEWLAEYIINFPNTVIVVSHDRYFLNQVCTHICDVDFGKIKLYVGNYDFWKQSSELAAKLQADQNAKKEEKIKELQDFIARFSANASKSKQATSRKKMLDKIELDDIQPSSRKYPFVGFDMEREIGNDVLSVENLSKTIDGVKVLDNITFTVGREDKIAFLSRNDIATTTLFRILMGELEPDTGSYKWGVTTSQSYLPKDSSHEFEGSSYTILEWLRQFASPEEQDNTFLRSFLGRMLFSGEDVNKKVDVLSGGEKVRVLLSRMMLEKANVLVLDDPTNHLDLESITALNDGLIAFKGAILFSSHDHEFINTIANRIIHVSANGMVDRLDTNYEEYLANEDVQARVDKLYE from the coding sequence ATGCTAGCGGTAAACAATGTTAGTCTTCATTTTTCAGATCGCAAACTTTACGACGATGTCACTCTTAAATTTACAGAGGGCAACTGCTACGGTATTATCGGCGCTAATGGTGCTGGTAAATCAACATTTTTAAAAATTTTATCAGGGGAAATCGCCCCATCAACTGGGGATGTCCACTTAGATCCCAACGAGCGGATGTCGGTTCTAAGCCAGAACCACTTTGGTTATGAAGAATATCCAGTCATGGATACAGTCATCATGGGTAACAAACGCCTCTATGAGGTTAAAACCGAGCGTGATGCCCTTTATGCCAAGGAAGACTTCACCGAGGCAGACGGTATCAAGGCCGGTGAGTTAGAAGGTGAATTCGCTGAACTGAATGGTTGGGAGGCCGAATCAGAGGCTGCCCAATTATTAACTGGCCTAGGAATCACCGAAGATATGCACTACCAACAAATGAGCGAATTGCGTGAGGCTGATAAGGTTAAGGTCCTCCTGGCCCAAGCCCTCTTCGGTAACCCTGATGTCCTGCTCTTGGATGAGCCGACTAACGGTTTGGACGGTCAAGCCATCGAGTGGTTGGCGGAATATATTATTAACTTCCCCAATACCGTGATCGTCGTATCCCATGACCGTTACTTCTTAAACCAGGTCTGCACCCATATCTGTGACGTGGACTTTGGTAAGATTAAATTGTATGTGGGTAACTATGATTTCTGGAAGCAATCTTCTGAACTGGCAGCTAAACTCCAAGCTGACCAAAACGCTAAAAAAGAAGAAAAAATCAAGGAGCTCCAAGACTTCATCGCCCGCTTCTCTGCCAACGCTTCTAAGTCTAAGCAAGCGACTTCCCGTAAGAAGATGCTCGATAAGATTGAACTAGATGATATCCAACCATCTAGCCGCAAGTATCCTTTCGTTGGCTTTGATATGGAACGGGAAATCGGTAACGATGTCCTGTCAGTAGAAAACCTTTCTAAGACCATTGATGGCGTTAAGGTATTAGACAATATCACCTTTACCGTCGGCCGTGAAGACAAGATTGCCTTCCTCAGCCGCAATGATATCGCCACCACCACCCTTTTTAGAATCTTGATGGGTGAATTAGAGCCTGACACTGGTTCCTACAAGTGGGGGGTCACCACGAGCCAGTCCTACCTACCTAAGGATTCTTCCCACGAATTTGAAGGGTCAAGCTATACCATCTTAGAATGGTTACGCCAGTTTGCCAGCCCGGAAGAGCAGGACAATACCTTCTTACGCTCCTTCCTCGGTCGCATGCTCTTCTCTGGTGAAGATGTCAATAAAAAAGTTGATGTCCTATCCGGGGGTGAAAAGGTCCGCGTCCTCCTCTCACGCATGATGCTAGAGAAGGCCAATGTCCTAGTCCTCGATGACCCAACCAACCACTTAGATTTAGAGTCTATTACCGCTCTTAACGACGGCTTGATTGCCTTCAAGGGTGCTATCCTCTTCTCCAGTCATGACCACGAGTTCATCAACACCATTGCCAACCGAATCATCCACGTTTCAGCTAATGGCATGGTTGACCGCCTTGATACCAACTATGAAGAGTATCTAGCTAATGAAGATGTCCAAGCTCGGGTTGATAAACTCTATGAATAA
- the ppk1 gene encoding polyphosphate kinase 1 — protein MAPLDLTGLGQAIDYLEDYYPEESFPPFKAVYPSELYDRDLFKVMEKQDVFLHHPYDSFDPVVEFIDQAADDPNTLAIKQTLYRVSADSPIIAALKRAAQLGKEVTVLVELKARFDEENNVQWAKVLEKAGAHVIYGMTQLKTHSKIALVIKKKQDRFQGYVHLGTGNYNDKTARGYTDMGILTTNQEIIEDAINFFNYLSGYSDQPDYHQLHVSPFDIRDSFMEEIDEEIASHQRYGNGHIIAKMNSLTSLDIIKKLYEASQAGVKVDLIIRGICCLIPGISGLSENIRVISVVGRFLEHSRIYYFNRNGQDRLFLSSADMMTRNMIRRVEIEFPILDPYIKKEILEILQIYLDDNTKARYKRADSSYAYVQNDQAPINAQYVFMVKARLERQQSDQDGNNRKWPSKLNRAKK, from the coding sequence ATGGCCCCCCTTGACCTAACTGGTTTGGGCCAAGCCATCGACTACTTAGAGGACTACTATCCGGAAGAGAGCTTTCCACCGTTCAAAGCCGTTTACCCCAGCGAACTCTATGACCGCGACCTCTTTAAGGTGATGGAAAAGCAGGATGTCTTCCTCCACCACCCCTATGATTCCTTTGATCCCGTGGTGGAATTTATCGACCAGGCCGCTGATGATCCCAATACCCTAGCCATCAAGCAAACCCTCTACCGGGTGTCGGCTGACTCGCCCATTATCGCTGCCTTAAAACGAGCAGCCCAGTTGGGTAAGGAAGTCACTGTGCTAGTGGAATTAAAGGCCCGCTTTGATGAAGAAAACAATGTCCAATGGGCCAAGGTCCTTGAAAAAGCGGGTGCCCATGTCATTTATGGCATGACCCAGCTCAAGACCCACTCTAAAATTGCCCTGGTTATTAAGAAAAAGCAGGACCGCTTCCAAGGCTATGTCCACCTGGGCACGGGTAACTACAATGACAAGACCGCCCGCGGCTATACGGACATGGGCATCTTGACCACCAACCAGGAAATCATTGAGGATGCCATTAACTTCTTCAACTATCTCTCTGGCTACTCCGACCAACCCGACTACCACCAGCTCCACGTCTCACCCTTTGATATCCGCGACTCCTTTATGGAAGAAATTGATGAGGAAATTGCCAGCCACCAACGCTATGGTAACGGCCATATCATCGCCAAGATGAACTCGCTGACCTCCTTGGATATCATCAAAAAACTCTATGAAGCCAGCCAGGCTGGGGTCAAGGTCGATTTGATTATCCGAGGTATTTGTTGCTTGATTCCAGGTATTTCTGGTCTGAGTGAAAATATCCGAGTGATTTCAGTAGTGGGCCGCTTCCTAGAACACAGTCGCATCTACTACTTCAACCGTAATGGCCAGGACCGGCTCTTCCTATCATCAGCCGATATGATGACCCGCAATATGATTCGCCGGGTGGAGATTGAATTTCCGATTCTAGACCCTTATATTAAAAAGGAAATTTTAGAGATCCTGCAAATTTATCTCGATGATAACACCAAGGCCCGCTATAAACGCGCTGATTCCAGCTATGCCTATGTCCAAAATGATCAAGCGCCAATTAATGCCCAGTATGTCTTTATGGTCAAGGCGCGGCTGGAACGCCAGCAATCAGACCAGGACGGTAACAATCGCAAGTGGCCAAGCAAACTTAACCGAGCAAAAAAATAA
- a CDS encoding Ppx/GppA family phosphatase: MKERIALIDIGSNTIRLVIFQLANNLDFREIQNIKVPARLFQYLEDGVMRQEGIDCLCDIMDAFNHEAAIMKCDQILPKATAAIRQSANVNDIIDQVKKRTGLTIDLVSGPMEAYYGFNAVIHTMADREAVTVDIGGGSTEITYFKDKQIVHSHSFPFGAVTLQSLFFQGKAHNDKKAIKKTRAYIQAAFSDQPFMKDLKLPIIAIGGSARNVARVHQAQTGYTMGSLHNYVLAPDDLTKVLDYFGQVDADQMDKVEGLNADRADIIVPASLVFTELVNFVQAPCFKFSNNGLREGILYQYVQDRYPGAYDINQVATESVERLADRYHFSMADGAQRMVIAQELAQAMIDAGLLKLTDQESELLRYGAYAYFLGKAIDPAAASQHSFYILSNISLFGFSHQDQLALALVASYKNKGLFKQYSQTYPITFSSDQLKCLQHIGGIIKFAECLNDSHYNIVKDIKLVKKKGDYRLEIYYHGNLIAEPNKANNQIKHIERIVGADLAIDFIKAK, translated from the coding sequence ATGAAAGAAAGAATTGCCCTAATTGATATCGGATCCAATACCATCCGCCTGGTCATTTTCCAGCTGGCTAATAATTTGGACTTCCGTGAAATACAAAACATTAAGGTCCCAGCCCGCCTCTTTCAATATCTGGAAGACGGTGTCATGCGCCAGGAAGGGATTGATTGCCTTTGCGATATCATGGATGCCTTTAACCATGAGGCCGCTATCATGAAGTGCGACCAAATTCTCCCCAAGGCCACCGCAGCCATCCGCCAGTCAGCTAATGTGAATGATATCATCGACCAGGTCAAAAAACGGACCGGGCTCACCATCGATTTGGTTTCGGGCCCCATGGAGGCCTACTACGGCTTCAATGCCGTCATCCACACCATGGCTGACAGGGAAGCGGTTACCGTCGATATCGGTGGGGGGTCAACTGAAATTACCTACTTTAAGGACAAGCAGATTGTCCACTCCCACTCCTTCCCCTTTGGTGCAGTAACCCTGCAATCCCTCTTCTTCCAAGGCAAGGCCCATAATGATAAAAAAGCTATTAAAAAGACACGGGCCTATATCCAGGCAGCCTTCAGTGACCAGCCTTTTATGAAAGATTTAAAACTGCCGATTATCGCCATTGGTGGTTCCGCCCGGAACGTGGCCCGGGTTCACCAGGCCCAAACCGGCTACACCATGGGTAGCCTGCATAACTATGTTTTAGCCCCCGATGATCTGACCAAGGTTTTAGACTATTTTGGCCAGGTTGATGCGGACCAAATGGACAAGGTAGAAGGCTTAAATGCTGACCGGGCTGACATTATCGTGCCGGCTAGCCTCGTCTTTACTGAACTGGTTAACTTTGTCCAAGCGCCTTGCTTTAAATTCTCCAACAACGGTTTGCGGGAAGGGATCCTCTATCAGTATGTCCAAGACCGCTATCCTGGCGCCTATGACATCAACCAAGTGGCCACTGAAAGTGTGGAACGTTTGGCCGACCGCTACCATTTCTCCATGGCCGATGGGGCCCAGCGCATGGTCATTGCCCAAGAGTTAGCCCAGGCCATGATAGATGCTGGCTTGCTCAAATTAACTGACCAGGAAAGCGAACTCCTGCGCTACGGCGCCTATGCTTATTTCTTGGGCAAGGCAATCGACCCAGCTGCCGCTTCCCAGCACAGCTTCTACATCCTGTCTAATATTAGCCTCTTTGGCTTCTCCCACCAGGACCAATTAGCCTTGGCGCTAGTGGCCTCCTATAAAAACAAGGGCCTCTTCAAGCAATATAGCCAAACCTATCCAATTACCTTCTCGAGCGACCAGCTCAAGTGCTTGCAACATATCGGCGGCATCATTAAGTTCGCAGAATGCTTAAACGATTCCCACTATAATATCGTCAAAGATATTAAGCTGGTTAAGAAAAAGGGTGACTACCGGTTAGAAATTTACTACCACGGCAACCTGATTGCCGAGCCCAATAAGGCCAACAACCAGATTAAGCATATCGAACGCATTGTAGGGGCTGACTTAGCTATCGACTTTATTAAGGCCAAGTAA
- a CDS encoding Cof-type HAD-IIB family hydrolase, with amino-acid sequence MLEFIASDMDGTLLDQTLEIPQENIDAIKETYSLGIPFVVCTGRNFKEAKIPLDNAGIRCPIIGLNGAIQFDRDGQVEFEIALDDDQAKRILAMGYDRGFYLEAMTAENVYSSSREDRIKMIATLIVAQNPELSLEEASQRATQSHEVDSIEYRDNLADLIDKEGQKIVKITFVDPAGQPALAATWNDLEASYQDIYITSSFFYNMEVSHKTATKGEAIKRYAEAHGYNLDKTMTIGDNYNDVPMLEIAGYSYAMGNAEEGVFKHAKYRTESNRHAGVAKAIERSLAMTQTREKFNQ; translated from the coding sequence ATGCTAGAATTTATTGCTTCCGATATGGACGGTACCCTCTTAGACCAGACCCTGGAAATCCCCCAGGAAAACATTGATGCCATTAAAGAAACCTATAGTCTCGGCATTCCCTTTGTAGTTTGTACGGGACGTAACTTTAAAGAAGCCAAGATTCCCTTAGACAATGCCGGTATCCGCTGTCCGATTATTGGCCTCAATGGTGCCATCCAATTCGACCGTGACGGCCAAGTGGAATTTGAAATCGCCTTAGATGATGACCAGGCCAAACGAATCCTGGCAATGGGTTATGACCGCGGTTTCTACCTGGAAGCCATGACTGCCGAAAATGTTTATTCTTCTTCTAGAGAAGACCGGATCAAGATGATTGCTACCCTCATTGTGGCCCAAAACCCTGAACTGAGTCTGGAGGAAGCCAGCCAGCGAGCTACCCAGTCCCATGAGGTTGATAGCATCGAATACCGGGATAATCTGGCTGACCTGATTGATAAGGAAGGGCAAAAAATTGTCAAAATTACCTTCGTCGATCCAGCTGGTCAACCAGCCCTAGCAGCCACCTGGAATGATTTAGAAGCCAGCTACCAGGATATCTATATCACCTCTTCCTTCTTTTATAATATGGAAGTTTCCCATAAAACTGCCACCAAGGGTGAGGCCATCAAGCGTTATGCCGAAGCCCATGGTTACAACTTAGACAAGACCATGACCATTGGTGACAACTATAACGATGTCCCGATGCTGGAGATCGCTGGCTATTCTTATGCCATGGGTAACGCCGAGGAGGGTGTCTTTAAACACGCCAAGTACCGGACTGAATCCAACCGTCATGCCGGTGTCGCTAAGGCCATTGAACGCAGCTTGGCAATGACCCAAACTAGAGAAAAATTTAACCAGTAA